DNA from bacterium:
CTTCTTGCCGGGTTGTGTGTAGTATTTGGTGTATTTGCATTTTCCGTACCATTAAAACATCTTGTTTTCCCGTCTATTTTCTTGACAAGTAAGGGCGCACCTATGATAGATTTTATTGGTTTCTGGTCTCCGGGGATGGCAACGACTTTAATCCTGGTAGGAATCATTTTAGGAATGATTGTATTTTTCTTTGGGAAGGTTGGGAAAGTAAGAAAAACCGAAGCGTTTATTGGCGGTGAGAAATTACTTCCGGAGAATAAAGTGACAGGAGTAGATTTTTATAAAACAGTAAAAGATATGAATTATTTTGATAAAACTTATCATAGAGCATTATCCGGGGTTTATGACCTTTATCCACAGGCATTATCCGGGATGAATGAAGTTGCCCTGATAACTTTCCGTTATATTGATAGAGCAATTGCACGGTTCTATGAAATTATTGTTGAAATCATTTTTGGTCTAGGGAAATTTGTAAAAGGTTTTTCCGTACGGTTAATTATCGGATTAGCAGCTTTTCTAATTATTTCCATTGCTATACGAATGCCGATGTTACGGGAAATTACTGCCTGCGCTATTATGTTAGTTGGCGCACTGCTGGCACTGGTCGAGAATAATATTAAAAAATTTATTCTTTATAGTGGTTTAAGCCAACTGGGTTATGTTTTATTAGCAATAGGCTTGCCCGTCTTGGCAAGTGAGGGATTAGGCGTGGGGATTTTTTATTTAATAACTGCTTTATCCGGATGGTTGCTTATAATAGTTGGTTTGAAATCTTTATCAAGCGGGTATTTGAAAGTCAATAAGAATACAGGTTCGACCGGAAATGAAATAATAAATCTTGAAGGTTTAGCCGAGAGAATGCCATTTTCAACTGCTGTTTTTATAATTGGAGGCTTAAGTCTTATAGGAATACCGCCATTAAGTGGGTTCATAAGCAAATTTCATCTTTGTTCGATAACATGGTCAATACATCCAGTTTATAGTTTAGCTATTGTATTGGCAGATTTATTTACGCTTGGTTATATCTTACGCATCAGCAGAGTTCTTCTGTTTCGGGAGACAAAGTTTATTGCTAAGGAAAATGGAAGTGTTATTGCAATTGGTATTTTATTGATTATTGTTTGTCTAATGTTAAATTTTTACTCCGAACAAATTATTAAGTTTTTCACAATAGGAAACTAAGTAATAAAATCCCCGGAGTTGACAAAGTTGAGTGGGTAAAAAGTAAAATAATCAAGAACTAAGTTATTCCAAGAAAGTTGTTTTTGCAACTATTATTTAAGTAGCAATATACAAGAGTAGCGATAATAATCAAGGCGCAGATTTTTAAGTAAATTTATCAGTTAAGTAATATTAAATGTCATTCTGTGATACGGATAAAGTTATGGAAAAATATATTAAAATCAAAACCATATTTAGGACGCACCCATAACTGATAGGCAAATAGAGATTAGATTCTTCGTTACACCCAGAATGACAAAAGGCAGACTCAGATAGAAAAGAAGTTTTTCATCTTCCCGGTTAAATACCTAAAAAATCAATTTTTCATTGATATAGTAACGAAATTTCATACATTAGCAAAAAGCACTTGACAGATGTTGCAGATGGACACACCTAAGTTATTGAATAAATAAATTTTTAATTTATTGAAAGGAGGTAAGAGTTGAGAAGGAAAGTTTTTGAAGTTGATTTTCGAAAGAGACATAACAGAAAGGGAGGGGACAATGAAAAACATAAAATTGTCGAGTTTCCTTCTGATTATATCCTGTGTGTTGGGTTTCTACTCGCAAGCTAATGGACAGCAAGTTATAAAAGCATGGGGACACAACGATGTTGGGCAGGTTGGCGATGGGACAACAGGGAATAATAAATTACTCGCAGTTGCAGTAAACGGGTTGCCCGGAACACCTATAGCAGTTGCAGGCGGAGGAGCACATCAATGGGCAACCGATTTCAGTTTGGCGTTACTTTCGGATGGGACAGTTTGGTCATGGGGAAATAACTCTTTCGGACAATTAGGCGACGGAACAACGGTCAGCAAAACTACTCCCGTACAAGTATTGGGAATAACTAATGCAATAGCAATAGCAGCAGGCGGTTCAGGTTCAAAAAACAGTTCGGTTTTTGGTATGGCTTTATTGGCTGACGGAACTGTAAAGACCTGGGGTGGAAATACTTACGGGCAATTAGGAGATGGGACAATTATCAACAGGTCTGCTCCGGTAACTGTATCAGGGTTAACAAATGTTACGGCAATAGCCTGTGGTGGAGATTTTGCATACGCATTATTATCCAATGGAACAATAAAATCATGGGGCAGAAATAATTTTTCATATTCATACGGGCAGGGAATGTTGGGAGATGGAACGATTATTAACAGGTATACTCCCGTAACAGTATACGGGATAACAAATGCAACGGCGATAGCAGCTTGCGCTTATTACGGACTTGCTCTGTTAGCTGATGGAACGATAAGTGCATGGGGTAACAACTCCAAGGGACAATTAGGAGACGGTACAAAAACTAATAGACTTAAACCCGTAAAAGTATACGGAATAACGAATGCAACGGCAATAGCCGGGAGTTACTTTGATTCCGGCAACCCGAGCAGTATAGCATTATTGGCGGACGGAACATTAAGAACATGGGGTTCTAATAATCACGGACAATTAGGAGATGGAACAACAATCGCTAAAGTAAAACCTGTACAGGTATTCGGGATAACAAACGCCATAGCGATAGCTCGCGGTGGAGTAGACTGGCATGCAGTACTTTTAGCCGACAGAACGGTTAAAATTTGGGGATATGGAAGTTATGGACAGTTAGGAGACGGGACGATAGTAACAAAATACAAACCGCTAACGGTACCCGGGGTAACTAATGTGCAGTCAATCTGCGGCGGGCAGTATCATTGTATGGTTATTGTAGACATAACACCATTAAAATCGCAAGGTTCCGAGGAAAAGGTAAGTATCCGGAAACCTATATCCTTACAAGTCTATCCAATGCCGTTCAACTCCACATCAGAAATTTCTTATTACGTCCCGAATCAAACTAACGTAAAGCTCACGGTATATAGTGCTGACGGACGCAAAGTAAAGACACTTGTCAACGCAATGCAAACTTCGGGGCAATACAACTTAAAATGGAATGGCTTATCCGACAACGGGAAAAACGTTCCAACAGGCATATACTATTTGAACTTAAATGCAGGAACCAGGATAAACAAAAAGTTAATTAAACTCTAAAACTAAAGGCAAAGAAGAAAGGGCAGGAAGCTTAATGTTTCCTGCCCTTTTCATTATAAACATATCCCCTATTCGGATTGCATATAACAACAATACATTTAAATTATTGACAGATAGTTTTAAAAGTATTAATTTTTAACAATAACAGGGAGACAGTATGAAAAAACTTTTTATTCTTTCTTTGTTTTTTGCAGTATCTGCAAACGCTCAAACAGGTTTTTGGGCAAAACAACTCGGCGGAACAGGAGAAGAATTTGCCGGTTCAATGGCCGTAGATAACATAGGCAATATATATGTTACAGGATATTTTGACGGCACAATTGACTTAAACCCGGGAATCGGTGTTGATAGCCATACTTCTAATGGCGAAAGAGATGCCTTTCTTTGTAAACTTGATGCAAACGGAAGTTTCATTTGGGGGAAAACCTGGGGCGGACACAAAGGCGATGTCGGAAATGGCATTGCCGTGGATAGTTTCGGCAATATAGTCGTAATAGGACGATTCCAGGATACCGTCAACTTCAATCCGGCAGGGGCAGACACTCACATATCAAACGGTCTTAGCCACCAGAACAACCCATACATCTGCAAGTTTGATTCAAGCGGGAACTTTCTCTGGGCAAAGACCTGGGGCGGAGTTTGGGGCGCCGAAGGATATAGCGTTACCGTAGACCCGGTAGGAAATATTTATGGAGGAGGAGATTTCTCCAACCCGGCAGGAACTCCGGTTGATTTTAATCCGGGCATCGGTGTTGACAACCATTGCTGTAATGGTTTCTTTGATGCATGGATGGTCAAGTATAATGCGAATGGAAATTTCGCCTGGGCAAAAACATGGGGCGGGGCAGACTATGACGACGGATGCGCCATTAATGTAAACAGGTCAGGAATTTTATATTGGGCAGGAATGTTTGAATCAGTAGGCGTTAACCTGAATCCGGATAGTACGGGACCCGCCGACATACATTCGTGCAATGGCGGGCAAATTGACGTATTCCTCAGTAAATTTGATACGAGTGGACATTTCTATTGGGCAAGAACATGGGGCGGAAATGGAAATGACTGCGGAGGACACGTTACCGTAGATGAAGACGGAAATGCTTTTGTAGGAGGATATTACCAGGACACGGTTGATTTCAATCAGTGGTCCACACCAAAAGACACCATAATTTCGGCAGGCGGTTACGATGCCTTTCTAAGTAAAATAGATTCTTCCGGGAATCTTATCTGGGCAAAGCCAATGGGTGGAACGGGTGATGAAAGAGGCGGGTTTAATGTGATTGATAAGAACGGGAATATTTATATGATAGGTTTGTTTTCCGGGAAAGCCAATTTTGATTGGAACACCGGAGATGATACGCTTACCTCAAGAGGCAGTAATGATATTTTCATAATAAAAATAGATGCTTCCGGGAATTTTCTCTGGGCAAAACGAATGGGTGGAACGGGAGATGACGGGGGGTATTCCATTGGGATTGATGACAGCGGGAATATTTATAGTTCCGGCTGTTTTACCGGTACGTCCAATTTTGACCCGGGCACAGGAACATCTAACCTTAACGCAGTAGCCGGGGGTGATATTTTCTTAAGCAAGTTTTATCCCGCAATAGGAACGGAAGAAAATGCGGATTTTGGATTGCAGAATGCGGAATTGAAAATAAGTAAAAATCCTTTTATTAAATCAACGCTTATTAGTTATAGTGTTCCCGAGTATACGAATGTACTATTAACGATTAACGATTTATCAGGGCGGTGTGTGAAGACATTAATAAACGAAGAAAAACAGGCAGGAAATTATACTATTGATTTCAATGCAAGAGGGTTGCCGACAGGAATATATTTTGCAAAGTTTAGTACGGGTAATTATAAAGAAACGAATAAGTTGATATTAATAAAATAAAGGTTACAATTTTCTCAACAGTGTTTTTCTGTCTATGATAGACAGGTAAAAAGAGTTTATTATACCTTTTTATTTTTAATTTCTACTTTCAATTCTAAACTATCTTTTTCTTTAAATCTGCGCTTATTTTCATCCTAATAAAAAGATTGACAAATATGGATTTAAGGACATTAATTATTTTATAGTTGCTGGTTTAAAAACAACAGGAGGAAAGATGAAAATGAAACATCCCGCTATGGCGGTGAGATTTTTTGGTTTGATTATAGGGACACAGTTTATTGTGTCTTCACTCGTAAATGCCACTAACGTAAGCGGAGTTATCAGCACGAATACGGTATGGAACACAGCAGGCAGTCCGTATATTGTTACGGGAAATATATTAGTAGATACTTTAGTAAGACTTGATATTCAGCCCGGCGTAGAAGTAAGGCTTGATTCGGCAAAATGTATAATGGTCAAGGGAATTTTAAATGCAATCGGAACGGCAAGCGATTCAATTATAATAACAAAGAATGGAACCGCAGAATGGAGCAGGATATGGCTTAAACCGGCAGTGATATGCAGTCTTAAATATTGCAGGATTGAATATGCGAATAATTTTGCCCTCTATAGTGACATTGGAGATTCCATTTATATGGACCACTGCACTATTTCTAATAATATAGGCGGAGCTATTCATATTAATGGTGGGATATCCGTTATAACCAATAACACTATAACTGATAATAGCTTTCCTATAAGTGGTTTAGCCGCAGGACTTACTATTGGCGGAGGCACTTCGGCCGTAATAACACAGAACATTATATCTAACAATTCGAACGGTGGTTATGGCGGAGGTATCTCTATTT
Protein-coding regions in this window:
- a CDS encoding FlgD immunoglobulin-like domain containing protein, with the translated sequence MKNIKLSSFLLIISCVLGFYSQANGQQVIKAWGHNDVGQVGDGTTGNNKLLAVAVNGLPGTPIAVAGGGAHQWATDFSLALLSDGTVWSWGNNSFGQLGDGTTVSKTTPVQVLGITNAIAIAAGGSGSKNSSVFGMALLADGTVKTWGGNTYGQLGDGTIINRSAPVTVSGLTNVTAIACGGDFAYALLSNGTIKSWGRNNFSYSYGQGMLGDGTIINRYTPVTVYGITNATAIAACAYYGLALLADGTISAWGNNSKGQLGDGTKTNRLKPVKVYGITNATAIAGSYFDSGNPSSIALLADGTLRTWGSNNHGQLGDGTTIAKVKPVQVFGITNAIAIARGGVDWHAVLLADRTVKIWGYGSYGQLGDGTIVTKYKPLTVPGVTNVQSICGGQYHCMVIVDITPLKSQGSEEKVSIRKPISLQVYPMPFNSTSEISYYVPNQTNVKLTVYSADGRKVKTLVNAMQTSGQYNLKWNGLSDNGKNVPTGIYYLNLNAGTRINKKLIKL
- a CDS encoding SBBP repeat-containing protein, translated to MKKLFILSLFFAVSANAQTGFWAKQLGGTGEEFAGSMAVDNIGNIYVTGYFDGTIDLNPGIGVDSHTSNGERDAFLCKLDANGSFIWGKTWGGHKGDVGNGIAVDSFGNIVVIGRFQDTVNFNPAGADTHISNGLSHQNNPYICKFDSSGNFLWAKTWGGVWGAEGYSVTVDPVGNIYGGGDFSNPAGTPVDFNPGIGVDNHCCNGFFDAWMVKYNANGNFAWAKTWGGADYDDGCAINVNRSGILYWAGMFESVGVNLNPDSTGPADIHSCNGGQIDVFLSKFDTSGHFYWARTWGGNGNDCGGHVTVDEDGNAFVGGYYQDTVDFNQWSTPKDTIISAGGYDAFLSKIDSSGNLIWAKPMGGTGDERGGFNVIDKNGNIYMIGLFSGKANFDWNTGDDTLTSRGSNDIFIIKIDASGNFLWAKRMGGTGDDGGYSIGIDDSGNIYSSGCFTGTSNFDPGTGTSNLNAVAGGDIFLSKFYPAIGTEENADFGLQNAELKISKNPFIKSTLISYSVPEYTNVLLTINDLSGRCVKTLINEEKQAGNYTIDFNARGLPTGIYFAKFSTGNYKETNKLILIK